The following are encoded in a window of Megachile rotundata isolate GNS110a chromosome 2, iyMegRotu1, whole genome shotgun sequence genomic DNA:
- the LOC105664212 gene encoding uncharacterized protein LOC105664212 isoform X1: protein MTMDSMISVQKGIEKMDIVTNEKQEEKVEEKVKEEPSPSAQNTPQMSGRKMRKILKRLLRYSAWGRAAIGFRGRGCNRGRGGNRGRGGNRGRGGNRGNGGNRGRGGIILSGCTIYGGIRN from the exons ATGACCATGGACAGTATGATAAGTGTACAGAAAGGAATTGAAAAA atGGACATAGTTACAAATGAAAAACAGGAGGAAAAAGTGGAGGAAAAAGTAAAAGAAGAGCCGTCCCCAAGTGCCCAAAACACACCACAAATGTCTGGAAGAAAA atgcgtaaaatattgaaacgttTATTGCGATACTCGGCATGGGGAAGAGCCGCCATAGGCTTCCGCGGAAGAGGATGTAACCGCGGAAGAGGAGGTAACCGCGGAAGAGGAGGTAACCGCGGAAGAGGTGGTAACCGCGGAAATGGAGGCAACCGCGGAAGAGGCGGAATAATTTTATCAGGGTGTACAATATATGGCggtataagaaattaa
- the LOC105664212 gene encoding uncharacterized protein LOC105664212 isoform X2, with product MDIVTNEKQEEKVEEKVKEEPSPSAQNTPQMSGRKMRKILKRLLRYSAWGRAAIGFRGRGCNRGRGGNRGRGGNRGRGGNRGNGGNRGRGGIILSGCTIYGGIRN from the exons atGGACATAGTTACAAATGAAAAACAGGAGGAAAAAGTGGAGGAAAAAGTAAAAGAAGAGCCGTCCCCAAGTGCCCAAAACACACCACAAATGTCTGGAAGAAAA atgcgtaaaatattgaaacgttTATTGCGATACTCGGCATGGGGAAGAGCCGCCATAGGCTTCCGCGGAAGAGGATGTAACCGCGGAAGAGGAGGTAACCGCGGAAGAGGAGGTAACCGCGGAAGAGGTGGTAACCGCGGAAATGGAGGCAACCGCGGAAGAGGCGGAATAATTTTATCAGGGTGTACAATATATGGCggtataagaaattaa